In Streptomyces puniciscabiei, a single genomic region encodes these proteins:
- a CDS encoding vWA domain-containing protein — protein sequence MTARAPMAALCRGRGLPAALCLVLLAALGPLVSCSGGGGGPDTTLHVLASDELADMEPLLGRLRQDTGVRLDMDYRPTNDASDTLLTGRHSYDLAWLSSDRYFRLKAKKAAAGTRPAAIVQSASVMRSPVVVGLTREVARTLRAEAPGGRLSWADLADAAATGTVRFGMADPRHSNSGLAALVGVATAAAGTGSALRPQDVSCDRLRGFRSGQTLTAESSHALLDAFAEHPGRTNALITYESELLTLNASGRLEQPLEIVHPADGMVLSDYPLLLLDQRSRDAYDRVVNWLTAADHQREIMRRTLRRPVSTAVARDPRLTAPLDNALYFPDDPAVLDRLLADYGDPRRRIADQVIFLLDFSASMRGSRTTALRAAFAGLSGADSSATGKFVRFYQGEKLTVIRFGGRPLAERTVTVHGGADLTALTRFVADGGYDGSTAVWSALDHGYGTAERALGADPGRAVAIVLMTDGENNAGIDRATFVSRYRARPADARAVHTYPVHFGDADAAELRQVASVTGGRMVDARHSSLSSAFKEIRGCS from the coding sequence ATGACCGCCCGCGCACCGATGGCCGCCCTGTGCCGGGGCCGTGGCCTCCCCGCCGCCCTGTGCCTGGTCCTGCTCGCCGCGCTCGGCCCTCTCGTCTCCTGCTCCGGCGGGGGCGGCGGCCCCGACACCACCCTGCACGTCCTGGCCAGCGACGAACTCGCCGACATGGAACCCCTGTTGGGTCGGCTCCGGCAGGACACCGGGGTCCGCCTGGACATGGACTACCGGCCGACCAACGACGCGAGCGACACCCTGCTGACCGGCCGCCACTCCTACGACCTGGCCTGGCTCTCCTCCGACCGCTACTTCCGGCTGAAGGCCAAGAAGGCGGCCGCCGGGACCCGCCCGGCCGCCATCGTGCAGAGCGCCTCGGTCATGCGCTCCCCGGTCGTCGTCGGCCTCACCCGGGAGGTGGCCCGCACCCTGCGCGCCGAGGCGCCCGGCGGACGCCTGTCCTGGGCGGACCTCGCCGACGCGGCCGCCACCGGCACCGTGCGCTTCGGCATGGCCGACCCCCGGCACAGCAACAGCGGGCTCGCCGCGCTGGTCGGCGTCGCCACCGCCGCGGCCGGCACGGGCAGCGCGCTGAGACCGCAGGACGTCAGCTGCGACCGGCTGCGCGGCTTCCGCTCCGGGCAGACCCTCACCGCCGAGAGCTCCCACGCCCTGCTGGACGCCTTCGCCGAGCACCCCGGACGCACCAACGCCCTGATCACCTACGAGTCCGAACTGCTCACCCTGAACGCCTCCGGGCGCCTCGAGCAGCCCCTGGAGATCGTGCACCCCGCCGACGGCATGGTGCTGTCCGACTATCCGCTGCTCCTGCTCGACCAGCGCAGCCGGGACGCCTACGACCGGGTGGTGAACTGGCTGACCGCCGCCGACCACCAGCGGGAGATCATGCGGCGGACGCTGCGCCGCCCGGTCAGCACCGCCGTGGCCCGCGACCCCCGGCTCACCGCGCCCCTGGACAACGCCCTGTACTTCCCCGACGACCCCGCCGTCCTGGACCGGCTCCTCGCCGACTACGGCGACCCCCGGCGCCGCATCGCCGACCAGGTGATCTTCCTGCTCGACTTCTCCGCCTCCATGCGCGGCTCCCGGACGACCGCGCTCAGGGCCGCGTTCGCCGGGCTCAGCGGGGCGGACTCCTCCGCCACGGGCAAGTTCGTCCGCTTCTACCAGGGCGAGAAGCTGACCGTGATCCGCTTCGGCGGGCGCCCGCTGGCCGAGCGCACGGTCACCGTGCACGGCGGCGCCGACCTCACGGCCCTCACCCGCTTCGTCGCCGACGGCGGCTACGACGGCTCGACGGCCGTCTGGTCCGCCCTGGACCACGGCTACGGCACCGCCGAGCGGGCCCTCGGCGCGGACCCGGGGCGGGCCGTGGCCATCGTGCTGATGACCGACGGCGAGAACAACGCGGGCATCGACCGCGCGACCTTCGTCAGCCGCTACCGGGCGCGGCCCGCCGACGCCCGCGCCGTGCACACCTACCCCGTCCACTTCGGCGACGCGGACGCGGCCGAACTGCGCCAGGTCGCCTCGGTGACCGGTGGCCGCATGGTCGACGCCCGGCACTCGTCCCTGTCCAGCGCGTTCAAGGAGATCCGTGGCTGTTCTTGA
- a CDS encoding ArsR/SmtB family transcription factor: MQAEAQAGQREERGVVAASHRAAPEHTHPDDVPVPTALAALADPVRLALVRELAGSADWTRSCGSFDVPVGKAALSHHFAVLRAAGLVEQRDEGPRRVNRLRRAEFDARFPGLLDLVLRDD, encoded by the coding sequence ATGCAAGCCGAAGCGCAAGCAGGCCAAAGAGAGGAGCGTGGCGTGGTAGCCGCCAGTCACCGGGCCGCCCCGGAGCACACCCATCCCGACGACGTGCCCGTCCCCACGGCGCTCGCCGCCCTCGCCGACCCCGTGCGCCTCGCCCTGGTCAGGGAGCTGGCCGGCTCCGCCGACTGGACCCGCAGCTGCGGCAGCTTCGACGTGCCGGTGGGCAAGGCCGCGCTCAGCCACCACTTCGCGGTACTGCGCGCGGCCGGCCTGGTGGAGCAGCGGGACGAGGGCCCCCGCCGCGTCAACCGGCTGCGCCGCGCGGAGTTCGACGCCCGCTTCCCGGGACTGCTCGACCTCGTGCTGCGCGACGACTGA
- a CDS encoding quinone oxidoreductase family protein encodes MRAVEFQEYGGPEVLRLVTAEVPEPGPGQVGIDVAWTGVNFADLKARAEGYRVPALPFVPGLEVSGRVRALGAGVTDLTVGQQVVAHTASGGYAEVVVAGAATVFPVPPGLDLRTAATLPTVLTTAYALVHTVGRLQPGESVLVQGAAGGVGTAVGQLARAAGAGAVYGVASSAAKAEYAKNHGYDEVFVGAFQEPVRAATGGRGADLVLDPVGGDTLRAGLASLAPFGRLVSYGNASGAEPWSVGQPELSPLGVSVSGFSVLTLARTAPDALRRLTERALAKAVDGTVTLPVTAEFPLAEAARAHRLMGGRSSTGKLLLRVAD; translated from the coding sequence ATGCGTGCGGTGGAGTTCCAGGAGTACGGCGGTCCCGAGGTACTGCGACTGGTCACGGCCGAGGTGCCGGAACCAGGACCCGGGCAGGTCGGCATCGACGTGGCCTGGACCGGCGTGAACTTCGCCGACCTCAAGGCCCGCGCGGAGGGCTACCGGGTGCCCGCGCTGCCGTTCGTCCCCGGACTGGAGGTCTCCGGCCGGGTCCGGGCGCTCGGCGCCGGCGTCACGGACCTGACCGTCGGCCAGCAGGTGGTCGCGCACACCGCGAGCGGCGGATACGCGGAGGTGGTGGTGGCCGGGGCGGCGACCGTCTTCCCGGTCCCCCCGGGCCTGGACCTGCGCACCGCCGCCACCCTCCCGACGGTCCTCACCACGGCGTACGCGCTGGTCCACACCGTCGGCCGGCTCCAGCCCGGCGAGTCGGTCCTCGTCCAGGGCGCGGCCGGCGGGGTCGGCACGGCGGTCGGGCAGCTCGCGCGGGCCGCGGGCGCCGGGGCGGTGTACGGCGTGGCGTCCTCGGCCGCGAAGGCGGAGTACGCCAAGAACCACGGCTACGACGAGGTGTTCGTCGGCGCCTTCCAGGAGCCGGTGCGCGCGGCGACCGGCGGGCGCGGCGCCGACCTGGTGCTGGACCCCGTCGGCGGCGACACCCTGCGCGCCGGACTGGCCTCGCTCGCACCGTTCGGGCGCCTGGTCTCCTACGGCAACGCGAGCGGCGCCGAGCCGTGGAGCGTGGGCCAGCCCGAGCTGTCCCCGCTCGGCGTCTCGGTCTCCGGTTTCTCCGTCCTGACCCTGGCCCGGACCGCGCCGGACGCCCTGCGCCGGCTGACGGAGCGGGCGCTCGCGAAGGCGGTCGACGGCACGGTGACCCTGCCGGTGACGGCCGAGTTCCCGCTCGCGGAGGCGGCTCGGGCACACCGGCTGATGGGGGGACGGTCGAGCACGGGGAAGCTGCTGCTGCGGGTGGCCGACTGA
- a CDS encoding DUF6232 family protein, producing the protein MQNGQPPERPAQDPAPAPPTAAPTTQAPAAAPAAPPAAPAAAPLMPDVPAPPAHPTPLRLDLRVSKRILWIGAAVYPLANIARVYSFVMRPKRKEAVMRFLRYTAATLVVGFIAMLPSLPSLAFGGGGEQNSGAAGYVTFIWIVAVVAEIYFFIDMLGVLTAPPQHVLAVETSGASTALVTSQDPRQLDQIVGQISYAIDHPEAEFKVTVESLTVSPKNYYFGDNVNMYGGSGNVGIGA; encoded by the coding sequence ATGCAGAACGGCCAGCCACCCGAACGCCCGGCGCAGGATCCCGCGCCCGCCCCGCCGACGGCCGCGCCCACCACACAGGCCCCGGCGGCCGCACCGGCCGCGCCGCCCGCCGCCCCCGCCGCTGCGCCGCTCATGCCGGACGTCCCCGCACCACCGGCGCACCCGACGCCGCTCCGGCTCGACCTCCGGGTGAGCAAGCGGATCCTGTGGATCGGGGCGGCGGTGTACCCGCTGGCGAACATCGCCCGCGTCTACTCCTTCGTCATGCGCCCCAAGCGCAAGGAGGCGGTGATGCGGTTCCTGCGGTACACCGCCGCCACGCTGGTCGTCGGCTTCATCGCGATGCTGCCGAGCCTGCCCTCCCTCGCCTTCGGGGGAGGCGGGGAGCAGAACTCCGGCGCGGCCGGCTATGTCACCTTCATCTGGATCGTGGCCGTCGTCGCCGAGATCTACTTCTTCATCGACATGCTCGGCGTGCTGACGGCCCCACCGCAGCACGTGCTCGCGGTGGAGACCTCGGGTGCGTCCACCGCGCTGGTCACCAGCCAGGACCCGCGGCAGCTGGACCAGATCGTCGGCCAGATCTCCTACGCCATCGATCACCCGGAGGCCGAGTTCAAGGTCACGGTGGAGAGCCTCACCGTCTCGCCGAAGAACTACTACTTCGGCGACAACGTCAACATGTACGGCGGCAGCGGAAACGTGGGGATCGGCGCATGA
- a CDS encoding nucleoside deaminase: protein MDVQQARGWLGVALAEARAGLGEGGVPVGAALYGPEGTLLGRGHNRRVQDGDPSMHAETAAFRAAGRQRTYRGTTMVTTLSPCWYCSGLVRQFGISRVVIGEATTFHGGHDWLAEHGVEVLVLEDPECVAVMRAFVKDNPELWNEDIGD, encoded by the coding sequence ATGGACGTACAGCAGGCCCGTGGCTGGCTCGGTGTCGCCCTGGCGGAGGCCCGTGCCGGGCTGGGTGAAGGCGGGGTCCCCGTCGGCGCCGCGCTCTACGGGCCCGAGGGCACGCTCCTGGGCCGGGGCCACAACCGCCGGGTCCAGGACGGGGACCCCTCGATGCACGCCGAGACGGCCGCCTTCCGTGCGGCGGGACGGCAGCGCACCTACCGTGGCACGACCATGGTCACCACGCTCTCGCCCTGCTGGTACTGCAGCGGCCTGGTCCGCCAGTTCGGCATCTCCCGGGTGGTGATCGGTGAGGCCACCACCTTCCACGGGGGCCACGACTGGCTGGCCGAGCACGGGGTCGAGGTCCTGGTGCTGGAGGACCCCGAGTGCGTCGCCGTGATGCGCGCCTTCGTGAAGGACAACCCCGAGTTGTGGAACGAGGACATCGGTGACTGA
- a CDS encoding isopenicillin N synthase family dioxygenase, with product MTDTRVPTIDLRPWLAGDEKARAALARTVDGALQTAGFLLVTGHGVEPGLRAGIRRAAREFFLLPAGVKQRYEAKVGGRGWLGPGAEANGYAEGTETPPDLKESLTFATDEPFEDPVVNAEWYAPNVWPAEVPDLRTLCRTYLSRMAALEKELLSLLGYALGLERDFFSRHMDHPTYGFNINWYPGTDVVGEPLPGQFRIGPHTDFGTVTILDRQAGKGGLQVYTDAGGWEDAPYDPDAFTINIGDLLARWTGDRWRSGRHRVLPPPVDAPAEELMSLVYFGECTPGTRVESVPAPVGRVAYPPVDSHVYLREKLDSITVG from the coding sequence GTGACTGACACGCGTGTTCCCACCATCGACCTGCGGCCCTGGCTGGCCGGTGACGAGAAGGCCCGGGCCGCCCTCGCCCGTACCGTCGACGGGGCGCTGCAGACCGCCGGGTTCCTGCTGGTGACCGGGCACGGGGTGGAACCGGGGCTGCGGGCGGGGATCCGGCGGGCGGCCCGGGAGTTCTTCCTGCTGCCCGCCGGGGTCAAGCAGCGGTACGAGGCGAAGGTCGGCGGCCGGGGCTGGCTGGGGCCCGGTGCCGAGGCCAACGGGTACGCGGAGGGCACCGAGACGCCGCCCGACCTGAAGGAGTCGCTGACCTTCGCGACGGACGAACCGTTCGAGGACCCGGTCGTCAACGCCGAGTGGTACGCGCCCAATGTCTGGCCGGCCGAGGTGCCCGACCTCCGGACGCTGTGCAGGACCTATCTGTCCCGCATGGCCGCCCTGGAGAAGGAGCTGCTGTCGCTGCTGGGCTACGCGCTGGGACTCGAACGCGACTTCTTCTCCCGGCACATGGACCATCCGACGTACGGCTTCAACATCAACTGGTATCCGGGCACGGACGTCGTCGGCGAGCCGCTGCCCGGGCAGTTCCGGATCGGGCCGCACACCGACTTCGGCACCGTGACCATCCTCGACCGGCAGGCCGGGAAGGGCGGGCTCCAGGTGTACACGGACGCCGGCGGCTGGGAGGACGCGCCGTACGACCCGGACGCCTTCACCATCAACATCGGTGACCTCCTGGCCCGTTGGACCGGTGACCGCTGGCGGTCCGGGCGGCACCGGGTGCTGCCCCCGCCCGTCGACGCGCCCGCCGAGGAGCTGATGTCGCTGGTGTACTTCGGCGAGTGCACCCCGGGCACCCGCGTGGAGTCCGTGCCGGCGCCGGTGGGCCGGGTGGCGTACCCGCCGGTCGACTCCCATGTGTACCTGCGCGAGAAGCTGGACTCGATCACCGTCGGCTGA
- a CDS encoding condensation domain-containing protein codes for MRITDIQRCEVRPGRLVEWTLSPATVAAATSLPEDSRPPAYIQESHIRTARCVREDGLFVPTWLGTAFDLPGPVDLDVLQEALRAWTVRHETLRSGFRWAGDDLRRFTLEAADVSLERADAGDFPDADALVRHLQDRFDTVADALRWPNLIYTAVVRDDGASVYMAFDHSNVDAYSLTRIAAEVHELYTAGLADTDPGSRAPAASYVDFCEIERADADGIDARHAIVGRWRAFIRRCDGMLPGFPVDLGLEPGGPLPRQRMLCEPLADAAEAAAFEAFCRPYGGSLVGLLAATGLIVHELGGQPVYRTVVPFHTRVKSRWSDSVGWYVGGAPIEVPVGPATGFPDTLRAVRAELQANRSLARMPLARVLSLIGADFRPTSPDLYSIVSYVDTRTVPGAERWAEQRAHALLRVSYGDQVCVWVNRLHEGLWLATRYPDTDVAAKNLRLYVERLRDHIASVAHGTLSAVC; via the coding sequence GTGCGAATCACTGACATCCAGCGCTGCGAGGTCCGGCCGGGACGGCTCGTCGAGTGGACACTGAGCCCGGCGACGGTGGCGGCGGCGACGTCACTCCCGGAGGACTCCCGCCCCCCGGCCTACATCCAGGAGTCGCACATCAGGACCGCCCGCTGCGTCCGGGAGGACGGACTGTTCGTGCCGACCTGGCTCGGCACCGCCTTCGACCTGCCGGGCCCGGTCGACCTCGACGTGCTCCAGGAGGCGCTGCGCGCGTGGACGGTGCGGCACGAGACGCTGCGCAGCGGCTTCCGCTGGGCCGGTGACGACCTGCGCCGGTTCACCCTGGAGGCCGCCGACGTGTCCCTGGAGCGGGCGGACGCGGGCGACTTCCCGGACGCGGACGCGCTGGTCCGGCACCTCCAGGACCGCTTCGACACCGTCGCGGACGCGCTGCGCTGGCCGAACCTGATCTACACGGCGGTCGTACGGGACGACGGCGCCAGCGTGTACATGGCCTTCGACCACAGCAACGTCGACGCCTACTCCCTGACCCGGATCGCCGCCGAGGTGCACGAGCTGTACACGGCGGGCCTGGCCGACACCGACCCCGGCTCCCGTGCCCCAGCGGCCAGTTATGTCGACTTCTGCGAGATCGAGCGCGCCGACGCGGACGGCATCGACGCCCGGCACGCGATCGTCGGCCGCTGGCGCGCGTTCATCCGGCGCTGCGACGGCATGCTGCCGGGCTTCCCGGTCGACCTCGGCCTGGAGCCGGGCGGCCCGCTGCCGAGGCAGCGGATGCTGTGCGAGCCGCTGGCGGACGCGGCCGAGGCGGCCGCGTTCGAGGCGTTCTGCAGGCCGTACGGCGGCAGCCTGGTCGGTCTGCTCGCCGCGACCGGGCTGATCGTGCACGAACTGGGCGGGCAGCCGGTGTACCGGACGGTGGTGCCGTTCCACACCCGGGTGAAGTCGCGCTGGAGCGACTCGGTGGGCTGGTACGTGGGCGGCGCCCCGATCGAGGTCCCGGTGGGCCCTGCGACGGGCTTCCCGGACACCCTGCGGGCGGTGCGCGCGGAGCTGCAGGCCAACCGCTCGCTGGCGCGGATGCCGCTGGCCCGGGTACTGAGCCTGATCGGCGCGGACTTCCGGCCGACCTCGCCGGACCTGTACTCGATCGTCTCCTACGTCGACACCCGGACCGTCCCCGGCGCCGAGCGCTGGGCCGAGCAGCGGGCGCACGCGCTGCTGCGGGTGAGTTACGGCGACCAGGTGTGCGTGTGGGTGAACCGGCTGCACGAGGGGCTGTGGCTGGCGACCCGCTATCCGGACACGGACGTGGCGGCGAAGAACCTGCGCCTGTACGTCGAGCGGCTGCGCGACCACATCGCCTCGGTGGCCCACGGCACCCTGTCCGCGGTGTGCTGA
- a CDS encoding SRPBCC family protein, with the protein MSGSIAQGTSQTHGNTHILHFLVRLPRPMEDVWPAVATPEGLTGWCTAVGVLEPRLGGTVVLGELGTGRVTAWDVDRVAEYTVEGGRIRFHLEREGDTASVLRFTREFRGEGDSESQWRHRFERLIGQLGSS; encoded by the coding sequence ATGAGCGGTTCCATCGCACAGGGCACCAGCCAGACCCACGGGAACACGCACATACTCCACTTCCTGGTGCGGCTCCCGAGGCCCATGGAAGACGTCTGGCCGGCGGTGGCCACCCCCGAGGGACTCACGGGGTGGTGCACCGCCGTCGGCGTTCTGGAGCCCCGGCTGGGCGGCACGGTCGTCCTGGGTGAACTGGGCACCGGCCGGGTCACGGCCTGGGACGTGGACCGGGTCGCGGAGTACACGGTCGAGGGTGGCCGGATCCGGTTCCACCTGGAGCGGGAGGGGGACACGGCGAGCGTGCTGCGCTTCACCCGCGAGTTCCGGGGCGAGGGCGACTCGGAGTCCCAGTGGCGCCACAGATTCGAACGTCTGATCGGCCAGCTGGGGTCCTCCTAG
- the ccsB gene encoding c-type cytochrome biogenesis protein CcsB, whose translation MTLAAATNEHLASISNTLIYSSMAVYTLAFFAYIAEWLFGSRSKVARTAAALTASTETSAKAPTVTVKQAGSTAVLERPKVVVRSASGARDVPDGPGAHGGDAQGDLYGRIAVSLTVLAFLVELGGVVARAASVQRAPWGNMYEFNITFSTVAVGVYLALLALKKNVRWLGLFLITTVLLDLGLAVTVLYTASDQLVPALHSYWLYIHVSTAIFCGAVFYVGAVATILYLFKDSYENKLQTGGKPGAFATSVLERLPASASLDKFAYRVNAAVFPLWTFTIIAGAIWAGDAWGRYWNWDPKETWSFITWVAYACYLHARATAGWKGRKAAYLAMIAFGCWLFNYYGVNIFVSGKHSYAGV comes from the coding sequence GTGACTCTCGCCGCCGCAACCAACGAACACCTGGCGAGCATCAGCAACACGCTGATCTACTCGTCGATGGCCGTCTACACCCTGGCCTTCTTCGCGTACATCGCCGAATGGCTCTTCGGCAGCCGCAGCAAGGTGGCCCGTACGGCCGCCGCGCTGACCGCGAGCACGGAGACCTCCGCGAAGGCTCCCACGGTCACCGTGAAGCAGGCCGGGAGCACCGCCGTGCTGGAGCGGCCCAAGGTCGTCGTGCGCTCGGCCTCCGGCGCCCGCGACGTTCCGGACGGTCCCGGCGCGCACGGCGGGGACGCGCAGGGCGACCTCTACGGCCGTATCGCCGTCTCGCTCACCGTGCTCGCCTTCCTGGTGGAGCTGGGCGGCGTCGTCGCCCGCGCGGCCTCCGTGCAGCGGGCGCCGTGGGGCAACATGTACGAGTTCAACATCACCTTCTCCACGGTGGCCGTCGGCGTGTACCTCGCGCTGCTGGCACTGAAGAAGAACGTGCGCTGGCTCGGGCTGTTCCTGATCACCACGGTCCTGCTCGACCTGGGCCTCGCGGTCACCGTCCTGTACACGGCCAGCGACCAGCTGGTCCCGGCCCTGCACTCGTACTGGCTGTACATCCACGTCTCCACCGCGATCTTCTGCGGCGCGGTGTTCTACGTCGGCGCGGTCGCCACGATCCTGTACCTGTTCAAGGACTCGTACGAGAACAAGCTGCAGACCGGTGGCAAGCCCGGCGCCTTCGCGACCTCGGTCCTGGAGCGCCTGCCCGCCTCGGCCTCGCTGGACAAGTTCGCCTACCGGGTCAACGCGGCCGTCTTCCCGCTGTGGACGTTCACGATCATCGCGGGCGCGATCTGGGCGGGCGACGCCTGGGGCCGCTACTGGAACTGGGACCCGAAGGAGACCTGGTCCTTCATCACCTGGGTCGCCTACGCCTGCTACCTGCACGCCCGCGCGACGGCCGGCTGGAAGGGCCGCAAGGCCGCCTACCTGGCGATGATCGCCTTCGGCTGCTGGCTGTTCAACTACTACGGCGTCAACATCTTCGTCAGCGGCAAGCACTCCTACGCGGGCGTGTGA
- the resB gene encoding cytochrome c biogenesis protein ResB: MSKTETDKSQDQAAADQEDLGAAGSQLSTAPAEELSVAPGLGVIGWARWFWRQLTSMRVALLLLLLLSLGAIPGSLIPQTGADLNKVDDFRKAHRTLAPIYDELGLFHVYSSVWFSAIYILLFVSLIGCIVPRTWQFVGQLRGRPPGAPKRLTRLPAYTTWRTAADPEQVREAALALLRKRRFRAHVAGDAVAAEKGYVRELGNLVFHIALIVLLVAFASGQLYKSDGTKLMVEGDGFSNALPMYDDFKSGTLFQNDDLVPFSFDLKKFTGTYEVSGPNKGTPRTYEAKVDYSVGAYGKQKSTTIKVNQPLHIGDAKVYLVSHGYAPVVTVRDGKGNVVYRDAVPLLPLDGNVTSNGVIKVMDGYRNAQGQKEQLGFQAFFVPTFDPKAGTMLSQFPALVNPLLAVNAYHGDLGVNAGIPQSVYQLDKTHMKAFKDGKGQLLKKLLQPGDTMTLPNGAGSITFEKDIKEWAGFEIVQEPGSGWALGGALAAIFGLAASLFIQRRRVWVRAVRGADGVTVVEMAGLGRSESAKVPEELGDLAGILYDQAPGAPDPDDDPSESSDTPVVPAEGAEK, translated from the coding sequence ATGAGCAAGACCGAAACCGACAAGAGCCAGGACCAGGCGGCCGCGGACCAGGAGGATCTCGGCGCGGCCGGCTCCCAGCTGTCCACCGCCCCGGCGGAGGAGCTCTCCGTCGCGCCGGGGCTCGGCGTCATCGGCTGGGCCCGCTGGTTCTGGCGGCAGCTGACCTCCATGCGGGTCGCGCTGCTGCTGCTCCTGCTGCTCTCGCTCGGCGCGATCCCCGGCTCGCTCATCCCGCAGACCGGCGCCGACCTCAACAAGGTCGACGACTTCCGCAAGGCCCACAGGACGCTCGCGCCGATCTACGACGAGCTCGGCCTGTTCCACGTCTACAGCTCGGTGTGGTTCTCCGCGATCTACATCCTGCTGTTCGTCTCCCTCATCGGCTGCATCGTCCCGCGTACCTGGCAGTTCGTCGGCCAGCTGCGCGGCCGGCCGCCGGGCGCCCCCAAGCGGCTGACCCGGCTGCCCGCCTACACGACGTGGCGTACGGCCGCCGACCCCGAGCAGGTCCGCGAGGCCGCGCTCGCGCTGCTGAGGAAGCGCCGCTTCCGCGCCCATGTCGCCGGTGACGCCGTCGCCGCCGAGAAGGGCTATGTGCGCGAACTGGGCAACCTGGTCTTCCACATCGCCCTGATCGTGCTGCTGGTCGCCTTCGCCTCCGGCCAGCTGTACAAGTCGGACGGCACCAAGCTGATGGTGGAGGGCGACGGCTTCTCCAACGCGCTGCCGATGTACGACGACTTCAAGTCCGGCACCCTGTTCCAGAACGACGACCTCGTGCCGTTCAGCTTCGACCTGAAGAAGTTCACCGGCACCTACGAGGTCTCCGGCCCCAACAAGGGCACGCCGCGCACCTACGAGGCGAAGGTCGACTACAGCGTCGGTGCGTACGGCAAGCAGAAGTCGACCACCATCAAGGTCAACCAGCCGCTGCACATCGGCGACGCCAAGGTCTACCTCGTCAGCCACGGCTACGCGCCGGTCGTCACGGTCCGCGACGGCAAGGGCAACGTGGTCTACCGCGACGCCGTACCGCTGCTGCCGCTCGACGGGAACGTCACCTCCAACGGTGTGATCAAGGTGATGGACGGCTACCGGAACGCCCAGGGCCAGAAGGAACAGCTCGGCTTCCAGGCCTTCTTCGTGCCCACCTTCGACCCGAAGGCCGGCACGATGCTCTCCCAGTTCCCCGCGCTGGTGAACCCGCTGCTCGCGGTGAACGCCTACCACGGCGACCTCGGCGTCAACGCCGGCATCCCGCAGAGCGTGTACCAGCTGGACAAGACGCACATGAAGGCGTTCAAGGACGGCAAGGGCCAGCTGCTGAAGAAGCTCCTGCAGCCGGGCGACACCATGACGCTGCCGAACGGCGCCGGGTCCATCACCTTCGAGAAGGACATCAAGGAGTGGGCCGGCTTCGAGATCGTCCAGGAGCCCGGCAGCGGCTGGGCGCTCGGCGGTGCCCTCGCCGCGATCTTCGGCCTGGCCGCCTCCCTGTTCATCCAGCGGCGCCGGGTGTGGGTGCGCGCGGTGCGCGGCGCCGACGGCGTGACGGTCGTCGAGATGGCCGGGCTCGGCCGCAGCGAGTCCGCCAAGGTGCCCGAGGAGCTGGGCGACCTCGCCGGAATCCTCTACGACCAGGCGCCGGGGGCACCCGACCCCGACGACGACCCTTCAGAATCCTCCGACACCCCAGTCGTACCTGCCGAAGGGGCTGAGAAGTGA
- a CDS encoding cytochrome c biogenesis CcdA family protein, whose amino-acid sequence MLTLAAAGQNQTVLHGALLVAAPVALLGGLVSFFSPCVLPLVPGYLSYVTGVAGTDLAEARRGRMVAGASLFVLGFSAVFISGGALFGYFGSTLQEYKDVLSKVLGVLMVLMGVFFMGLMPWFTQREFRFHKRPATGLVGAPVIGALFGIGWTPCLGPTLSSVNLLAWNESSAGRGALLTVVYCLGLGVPFVLTAIAFRKALGAFGWVKRHYVWVLRVGGSMMIVTGVLLLTGAWDSLVQQMQTWSNGFTVGI is encoded by the coding sequence ATGCTGACGCTGGCCGCAGCGGGCCAGAACCAGACCGTGCTGCACGGCGCGCTGCTCGTCGCCGCGCCCGTGGCCCTGCTCGGCGGCCTGGTCTCCTTCTTCTCGCCGTGCGTGCTGCCGCTGGTCCCCGGCTACCTCTCCTACGTCACCGGCGTGGCGGGCACCGACCTGGCCGAGGCCCGGCGGGGCCGGATGGTCGCCGGCGCCTCCCTGTTCGTCCTCGGCTTCAGCGCCGTGTTCATCTCCGGCGGTGCGCTGTTCGGCTACTTCGGCTCGACCCTGCAGGAGTACAAGGACGTCCTGTCCAAGGTGCTCGGCGTGCTCATGGTCCTCATGGGCGTGTTCTTCATGGGGCTGATGCCCTGGTTCACCCAGCGCGAGTTCCGCTTCCACAAGCGGCCGGCCACGGGACTGGTGGGCGCGCCGGTCATAGGCGCCCTCTTCGGCATCGGCTGGACACCCTGTCTCGGCCCGACCCTGTCGTCGGTGAACCTCCTCGCCTGGAACGAGTCGAGCGCGGGACGCGGCGCCCTGCTGACGGTCGTCTACTGCCTCGGCCTCGGCGTCCCCTTCGTGCTCACCGCGATCGCCTTCCGCAAGGCGCTCGGTGCCTTCGGCTGGGTCAAGCGCCACTATGTCTGGGTGCTGCGCGTCGGCGGCTCGATGATGATCGTCACCGGTGTGCTGCTGCTGACCGGTGCCTGGGACAGCCTGGTGCAGCAGATGCAGACCTGGTCCAACGGCTTCACTGTGGGGATCTGA